A region from the Janthinobacterium agaricidamnosum genome encodes:
- the argJ gene encoding bifunctional glutamate N-acetyltransferase/amino-acid acetyltransferase ArgJ translates to MAVNSPKPVAADLKAVAGIEIGVAEAGIKKPNRKDLLVLKLAPTATVAGVFTLNRFCAAPVQISKANLAAVTAGAAPIRALLVNTGNANAGTGESGLADAQASCAALAELLGCTPQQILPFSTGVILEPLPVQRLVAGLPQAVAALTSDNWFSAAEAIMTTDTQPKAGSRTVTIGGHTVTLTGISKGAGMIKPNMATMLGFLAFDATVAQPVLDQLVKQAADKSFNCITIDGDTSTNDSFMLVATGAGSLVIDSIDSPHYAELAAAVTELSTFLAQAIVRDGEGATKFMTVTVEDGRNVEECRKIAYSIAHSPLVKTAFFASDPNLGRILAAIGYAGVDDLDVGQLNLYLDDVWVAKNGGRNPDYQEQDGQRVMQQSEITIRVKLARGDATATLWTCDLSHDYVSINADYRS, encoded by the coding sequence ATGGCCGTCAATTCTCCCAAGCCCGTCGCCGCCGACTTGAAAGCCGTCGCCGGCATTGAAATCGGTGTTGCCGAAGCCGGCATCAAGAAACCCAACCGCAAGGATTTGCTGGTATTGAAACTGGCGCCGACGGCCACCGTGGCCGGCGTGTTTACCCTGAACCGCTTCTGCGCCGCGCCCGTGCAAATCTCGAAGGCCAACCTGGCGGCAGTGACGGCCGGCGCCGCGCCGATCCGCGCGCTGCTGGTCAACACGGGCAACGCGAATGCGGGCACGGGCGAATCGGGACTGGCCGACGCGCAGGCCAGCTGCGCCGCGCTGGCCGAACTGCTGGGCTGCACGCCGCAGCAAATCCTGCCGTTTTCCACCGGCGTGATCCTCGAGCCGCTGCCCGTGCAGCGTCTGGTCGCCGGCTTGCCGCAAGCTGTGGCCGCGCTGACTTCGGATAACTGGTTCTCGGCCGCCGAAGCCATCATGACCACCGACACGCAGCCGAAAGCCGGTTCGCGCACGGTCACCATCGGTGGCCACACGGTGACCCTGACGGGCATCAGCAAGGGCGCCGGCATGATCAAGCCGAACATGGCCACCATGCTGGGCTTCCTCGCGTTCGACGCCACCGTGGCCCAGCCCGTGCTGGACCAGCTGGTGAAACAGGCGGCCGACAAGTCGTTCAACTGCATCACCATCGACGGCGATACGTCCACGAATGACTCGTTCATGCTGGTCGCCACGGGCGCCGGCAGCCTGGTCATCGATTCCATCGATTCGCCGCACTATGCAGAACTGGCGGCCGCCGTCACCGAACTGTCGACTTTCCTGGCGCAAGCCATCGTGCGCGACGGCGAAGGCGCCACCAAATTCATGACGGTGACCGTGGAAGACGGCCGCAACGTGGAAGAATGCCGCAAGATCGCCTATTCCATCGCCCATTCGCCGCTGGTGAAAACCGCGTTCTTTGCCTCCGACCCGAACCTGGGCCGCATCCTGGCCGCCATCGGCTACGCGGGCGTGGACGACCTGGACGTGGGTCAATTGAACCTGTACCTGGACGACGTGTGGGTGGCCAAGAACGGCGGCCGCAACCCCGATTACCAGGAGCAGGATGGCCAGCGCGTGATGCAGCAAAGCGAAATCACCATCCGCGTCAAGCTGGCGCGCGGCGATGCCACGGCCACCCTGTGGACATGCGATCTGTCGCATGACTACGTGTCGATCAACGCCGACTACCGCTCATGA
- a CDS encoding NUDIX domain-containing protein: MSEMKVKPVDVAVGILMKPNGDVLLGQRPAGKPYDGYWEFPGGKVEPGEAILDALKREFVEELGLYIDSAEAWCGVEYVYPHAHVRLHFYISRDWRGEPQSLEGQAFAWQGTVGVEPLLPATIPLLEWLDAVRRESLIPA, from the coding sequence ATGAGCGAGATGAAAGTGAAACCGGTCGATGTGGCCGTTGGCATCCTGATGAAACCGAATGGCGACGTGCTGCTGGGCCAGCGCCCGGCCGGCAAGCCGTATGATGGCTATTGGGAATTTCCTGGCGGTAAAGTCGAACCGGGCGAAGCCATTTTGGACGCCTTGAAGCGCGAGTTTGTCGAGGAGCTGGGTTTATACATCGACAGCGCCGAAGCCTGGTGCGGCGTCGAATATGTGTATCCGCACGCCCATGTGCGCCTGCATTTCTATATCAGCCGCGACTGGCGCGGCGAGCCGCAAAGCCTGGAAGGGCAGGCGTTCGCCTGGCAGGGCACGGTCGGCGTGGAACCCTTGCTGCCGGCCACCATTCCCCTGCTGGAATGGCTCGACGCGGTACGCCGGGAATCCCTGATACCTGCCTGA
- a CDS encoding ATP-binding protein, whose protein sequence is MTALDQFLIRAERVLARLESILPPALPATDWNSFAFRWRRRQGAASHLQAVAHVSSIALDDLHNIGTQKAQIEQNTRQFVASRPANNVLLTGARGTGKSSLIKACLNQFAGQGLRLIEVDKADLADLPDIVDLVAARPERFIIFCDDLSFEEGESGYKALKVALDGSIAAQSDNVLIYATSNRRHLMPERMSDNSSYKTDDDGDLHPGETVEEKISLSERFGLWLSFYPFKQDDYLDIAAHWLASFGCTPEQIAQARGDALRWALQRGSRSGRVAWQFARDYAGKLPAGKLPQ, encoded by the coding sequence ATGACCGCCCTCGATCAATTCCTGATCCGCGCCGAGCGGGTACTGGCGCGCCTGGAGTCGATCTTGCCGCCGGCCTTGCCGGCGACCGACTGGAACAGCTTTGCCTTCCGCTGGCGCCGGCGCCAGGGCGCCGCCAGCCATCTGCAGGCGGTGGCGCACGTGTCGTCCATCGCCCTGGATGACTTGCATAACATCGGCACGCAAAAAGCGCAGATCGAGCAGAATACGCGCCAGTTCGTTGCCAGTCGCCCCGCCAACAACGTGCTGCTGACGGGCGCGCGCGGTACGGGCAAGTCGTCGCTGATCAAGGCATGCCTGAACCAGTTCGCCGGCCAGGGCCTGCGTCTGATCGAAGTGGACAAGGCGGACCTGGCCGACTTGCCCGACATCGTCGACCTGGTGGCGGCGCGTCCCGAGCGCTTCATCATCTTTTGCGACGACCTGTCGTTCGAAGAGGGCGAAAGCGGCTACAAGGCGCTGAAAGTGGCGCTCGACGGCAGCATCGCCGCGCAATCGGACAATGTGCTGATCTACGCCACCTCGAACCGCCGTCACCTGATGCCCGAGCGCATGTCGGACAACAGCAGCTACAAGACGGACGACGATGGCGATTTGCACCCGGGCGAGACGGTGGAAGAGAAAATCTCGCTGTCCGAGCGCTTCGGCCTGTGGCTGTCGTTCTACCCGTTCAAGCAGGACGATTATCTCGACATCGCGGCGCACTGGCTCGCCTCGTTCGGCTGCACGCCGGAACAGATCGCGCAAGCGCGCGGCGATGCCCTGCGCTGGGCCTTGCAGCGCGGCTCGCGTTCGGGCCGTGTCGCCTGGCAATTTGCGCGCGATTATGCTGGGAAACTACCTGCGGGAAAGCTGCCGCAATGA
- the secA gene encoding preprotein translocase subunit SecA: MSLLTQIFGSRNQRLLKQYQKTVREINALEPAIEKLSDAELQAKTPAFKERIAAGESLDALLPEAFAVCREASKRVLRMRHFDVQMIGGMVLHFGKIAEMGTGEGKTLMATLPAYLNALSGKGVHIVTVNDYLAQRDAETMGRLYAWLGLSTGVNMSQMEHSAKQQAYNSDITYGTNNEFGFDFLRDNMVYEARERVQRSLNFGIVDEVDSILIDEARTPLIISGQAENHTDLYHKINELPARLTLQIGEETPDGKGKVEVPGDYTKDEKAHQVLLTEAGHEKAEGILMEMGLLPEGASLYDSANITLVHHLYAALRAHALYFKDQHYVVQNNEVVIVDEFTGRLMTGRRWSDGLHQAVEAKEGVKIQNENQTLASITFQNYFRMYAKLAGMTGTADTEAYEFQEIYGLETVVIPQNRPLQRKDRQDQVYKSSAEKYNAMLNDIRDCYERGQPVLVGTTSIENSELLSGILTKAGLPHNVLNAKQHAREAEIIAQAGRPKAITIATNMAGRGTDIVLGGNVENQIKFIEANAELSDADKAAQSQTLRDEWQSLHDHVVNAGGLHIIGTERHESRRVDNQLRGRAGRQGDPGSSRFYLSLDDALLRIFAGDRVRAVMDRLKMPEGEPIEAGIVSRSIESAQRKVEARNFDIRKQLLEYDDVANDQRKVIYQQRNELLETTDISEMIGSLRHGVFTDLVHEYVPRESVEEQWDIKGLENTLASEWQLDLPLQQMLEADSTLTDEEILEKVLAAADAVYQSKIDIVGKESFGGFERNVMLQSVDSHWREHLAALDHLRQGIHLRGYAQKNPKQEYKREAFELFGQMLDMIKNDVTKHVMTVRIQSREEVDAAEQAMQQSHVENVHYQHAEFDPNAAPEELLAPTAGDSNDQYVDDMSVSMGVKVGRNDPCPCGSGKKYKACHGKLA, translated from the coding sequence ATGTCATTACTGACCCAGATTTTCGGTAGCCGCAACCAGCGGCTGCTCAAGCAATACCAAAAAACGGTACGCGAGATCAATGCGCTCGAGCCGGCCATCGAAAAGCTGTCGGATGCCGAGCTGCAAGCGAAAACGCCTGCCTTCAAGGAACGCATCGCCGCTGGCGAATCGCTCGATGCCTTGTTGCCGGAAGCGTTTGCCGTTTGCCGCGAGGCCAGCAAGCGCGTCCTGCGCATGCGCCATTTCGATGTGCAGATGATCGGCGGCATGGTCTTGCATTTCGGTAAGATCGCGGAGATGGGCACGGGCGAGGGCAAGACCCTGATGGCAACCTTGCCAGCCTACCTGAACGCCTTGTCGGGCAAGGGCGTGCATATCGTCACCGTCAATGACTACCTGGCGCAGCGCGATGCCGAGACCATGGGCCGCCTGTATGCATGGCTGGGCCTGTCGACGGGCGTGAACATGTCGCAGATGGAGCACAGCGCCAAGCAGCAGGCGTACAACTCCGACATCACGTACGGCACGAACAATGAATTCGGTTTCGACTTCTTGCGCGACAATATGGTCTACGAAGCGCGCGAGCGCGTGCAGCGCAGCCTGAACTTCGGCATCGTCGATGAAGTCGACTCGATCCTGATCGATGAAGCGCGTACGCCGCTGATCATTTCGGGCCAGGCCGAGAACCACACGGACCTGTATCACAAGATCAATGAACTGCCTGCGCGCCTGACCCTGCAGATCGGCGAAGAAACGCCGGACGGCAAGGGCAAGGTTGAAGTGCCGGGCGACTACACCAAGGATGAAAAAGCGCACCAGGTGCTGCTGACGGAAGCCGGCCACGAAAAGGCCGAAGGCATCCTGATGGAGATGGGCCTGCTGCCGGAAGGCGCGTCGCTGTACGATTCGGCCAACATCACCCTCGTGCACCACCTGTATGCGGCCCTGCGCGCGCATGCGCTGTACTTCAAGGATCAGCACTATGTGGTGCAGAACAATGAAGTGGTGATCGTCGATGAATTCACGGGCCGTCTGATGACGGGCCGCCGCTGGTCCGACGGCTTGCACCAGGCCGTCGAAGCGAAGGAAGGCGTCAAGATCCAGAACGAGAACCAGACCCTGGCCTCGATCACCTTCCAGAACTACTTCCGCATGTACGCCAAGCTGGCCGGCATGACCGGTACCGCCGATACCGAAGCGTACGAATTCCAGGAAATCTACGGCCTGGAAACGGTCGTGATTCCGCAAAACCGTCCGCTGCAGCGCAAGGACCGCCAGGATCAGGTCTACAAATCGTCGGCGGAAAAATACAACGCGATGTTGAACGACATCCGCGACTGCTACGAGCGCGGCCAGCCCGTGCTGGTGGGTACGACCTCGATCGAGAACTCGGAACTGCTGTCGGGCATCCTGACCAAGGCCGGCTTGCCGCACAACGTGCTGAACGCGAAGCAGCATGCGCGCGAAGCGGAAATCATCGCCCAGGCAGGCCGTCCGAAAGCCATCACCATCGCCACCAACATGGCAGGCCGCGGTACGGACATCGTGTTGGGCGGTAACGTCGAAAACCAGATCAAGTTCATCGAAGCCAATGCTGAGCTGAGCGACGCCGACAAGGCAGCCCAGTCGCAGACCTTGCGCGATGAGTGGCAGTCGCTGCACGACCACGTGGTCAATGCGGGCGGCTTGCACATCATCGGCACCGAACGCCACGAATCGCGCCGCGTCGACAATCAGTTGCGTGGCCGTGCCGGCCGCCAGGGCGATCCGGGTTCCTCGCGCTTCTACCTGTCGCTCGACGACGCGCTGCTGCGCATCTTCGCCGGCGACCGCGTGCGCGCCGTGATGGACCGTTTGAAAATGCCGGAAGGCGAACCGATCGAGGCAGGCATCGTCTCGCGTTCGATCGAGTCGGCCCAGCGCAAGGTCGAAGCGCGCAACTTCGACATCCGCAAGCAATTGCTGGAATACGATGACGTCGCCAACGACCAGCGCAAGGTCATCTACCAGCAGCGTAACGAGCTGCTGGAAACGACCGATATTTCCGAGATGATCGGCTCGCTGCGCCATGGCGTGTTCACGGACCTGGTGCACGAATACGTGCCGCGCGAATCGGTGGAAGAGCAGTGGGATATCAAGGGCCTGGAAAACACCCTGGCCAGCGAATGGCAGCTCGACCTGCCGCTGCAGCAAATGCTGGAAGCCGATTCGACCTTGACGGACGAAGAGATCCTGGAAAAAGTGCTGGCCGCGGCCGATGCCGTGTACCAGTCGAAGATCGATATTGTCGGCAAGGAATCGTTTGGCGGCTTCGAGCGCAATGTCATGCTGCAAAGCGTGGACAGCCACTGGCGCGAACACCTGGCGGCGCTCGATCACCTGCGCCAGGGTATTCACCTGCGCGGTTATGCGCAGAAGAACCCGAAACAGGAATACAAGCGCGAAGCGTTTGAACTGTTTGGCCAGATGCTCGACATGATCAAGAACGACGTCACGAAACACGTGATGACGGTGCGTATCCAGTCGCGCGAAGAAGTCGATGCGGCCGAACAGGCGATGCAGCAGTCGCACGTGGAAAACGTGCACTACCAGCACGCCGAATTCGACCCGAACGCGGCGCCGGAAGAACTGCTGGCGCCGACGGCTGGCGACAGCAACGACCAGTATGTCGACGACATGAGCGTGAGCATGGGCGTCAAGGTCGGCCGCAACGATCCATGCCCTTGCGGCAGCGGCAAGAAGTACAAGGCTTGCCACGGCAAGCTGGCTTAA
- a CDS encoding alpha/beta hydrolase yields the protein MLNQQKCVCLIKSYRVTAGPLSLALLCSVLSACASLTPPASISTIEPAPEAPATASLPPPPPPPPPPRSAPAPPPVSGGLPAEVAAQAGSTLVRVYYATDRQFQADKKNYSWQPNRKAPHLSYGSVLVSVPEDRKIGTVTKTPWWILGQGGDARKYMLIMDLERWSAARFFATVKTRLAASLPPERRAAFIYIHGYYNAFDDAALRTAQMAVDLNVNAMPVFYSWPSKGEFTGYRFDDNSAQWTQAHLQNFLADFADRSDATDIYIIAHSMGNRPTTMALANLLEKRPELLPRFKQVVLAAPDINADVFREQIAPRLASLGLPVTLYASKNDMAMRLSYRYSGWDKIGDIRGPIVNIPGLDFIDASNVTMNFIGHDYLVSNRVVLTDVATMIKAGLRAKDRGGLRGRPLPVPRYWEFP from the coding sequence ATGCTGAATCAACAGAAATGCGTTTGCCTGATCAAATCATATCGTGTGACAGCCGGGCCTTTGTCCCTGGCCCTATTGTGCAGTGTGCTGAGCGCATGCGCATCCCTGACGCCACCAGCATCGATCAGCACGATCGAGCCCGCCCCGGAAGCGCCTGCAACGGCTTCGCTGCCGCCTCCGCCTCCGCCTCCCCCGCCGCCACGGTCTGCTCCGGCCCCGCCGCCGGTATCGGGCGGACTGCCGGCAGAGGTAGCGGCGCAAGCGGGCAGCACGCTGGTCAGGGTTTATTACGCCACCGACCGGCAATTTCAAGCTGACAAGAAAAACTATAGCTGGCAACCAAACCGCAAAGCGCCTCATTTAAGTTACGGCAGCGTATTGGTCAGTGTTCCCGAGGATAGGAAAATCGGCACCGTAACAAAAACGCCGTGGTGGATTTTAGGTCAAGGCGGCGACGCCCGAAAATACATGCTCATCATGGACCTGGAGCGCTGGTCGGCCGCCAGGTTTTTTGCCACAGTCAAAACGCGGCTGGCAGCCTCTCTCCCCCCGGAGAGGCGGGCCGCCTTCATTTATATCCATGGATACTACAATGCGTTTGACGATGCCGCCTTGCGCACTGCGCAGATGGCTGTCGATCTTAATGTCAACGCCATGCCCGTGTTTTACAGCTGGCCATCGAAGGGAGAATTTACCGGCTATCGTTTTGATGACAACTCTGCTCAATGGACGCAGGCACATCTGCAAAACTTCCTCGCTGATTTCGCCGACCGCTCCGATGCCACCGATATTTACATCATTGCGCACAGCATGGGTAACCGCCCGACGACGATGGCCCTGGCCAACTTGCTGGAAAAACGCCCGGAACTGCTGCCGCGTTTCAAGCAAGTGGTGCTGGCGGCGCCGGACATCAACGCCGATGTATTCCGCGAGCAGATCGCACCTCGCCTTGCCAGTCTGGGCTTGCCAGTCACGCTGTATGCATCGAAGAATGACATGGCTATGCGTTTGTCCTACAGGTATTCCGGTTGGGACAAAATTGGCGACATCCGCGGCCCCATCGTCAACATTCCCGGCCTTGATTTTATCGATGCCTCGAACGTGACAATGAACTTTATCGGCCACGACTATCTTGTCAGCAATCGTGTCGTACTGACCGATGTTGCCACCATGATCAAGGCGGGTCTGCGGGCAAAAGATCGTGGCGGGTTGCGGGGCAGGCCATTACCCGTGCCGCGGTATTGGGAATTTCCTTGA